The DNA sequence GAACTGTTCGCCACCGATGCCGGGGGAACCGCTCCTTCCGGAAACGTATTCCGCCTGTTCCCTCATGGTAACTCCATGGAACAGGAGCCCAACAATGACTTCAAAACGGCATCTGCAGCAGCACTGCCCAATGCATTTAACGGGATCATCGAAACCGACGGCGATATTGATTACTTCAAATTTCAGGGCAAGAAAGACCAGACCCTGGAAATCGAATGCTACGCCCGTCGCATCCGTTCTCCACTGGATGCGGTTGTGAACCTTTATAACGCCAAATTCGGTCGCGTTGCCGGCAACGACGACTCACGTGGTCCCGACAGTTACTTCCGTTACAAGTTCCCCGCTGATGGAGATTACTACATCTCCATTACGGACCATCTTTCGCGTGGTGGAGCTGATTTTGTCTACCGCATTGAAATGCTGCCGGTCTCACCCAGCCTCGAACTGGGCATTCCCCGCAATGCCCGTTACTCCCAGGAGCGACAGCAGATTGTAGTCCCTCGGGGCAACCGTTTTGCAGCAGTCATCAGTGCCAGCCGTTCTAACTTTGGTGGCGAAATCGCTCTCGATTCTTCGAACTTCCCTAAGGGAGTTAAAGTTGTCGCCGAACCAATGGCAGCAAATCTGACAACAATGCCCGTGGTATTCGAGGCAGCCGCAGATGCTCCTGTTGAAGGAGAACTCATCGAACTCAAGGGACATCATGTTGATCCTAAGCAGAATATCTCGGGGTCTTCACCAACCGGGCCGACCTGGTTCGCGTGCGGAACAACCAGCTGTTGTGGATGAAAGACGTTGCACAGATTCCAGTCGCGGTTGTCGAGGAAGTGCCTTTCAAACTCGATATCGTTGAACCCAAAGCCCCGCTGGCACGCAACGGCTCGTTGCAACTTAAAGTTGTCGCTACTCGAAAAGAAGGTTTCGACGAAGCGATCACCCTCCAGTTCCCCTTCCGTCCGCCGGGAGTGGGTGCTTCCAGCCGGGTTACGATCCCTAAAGGTAAAAATGAAGCCTTCTACCCGATCAATGCCAACAGCAAGGCCGAGATTAAAAAATGGAAGGTCTTCGTCATTGGCTCTGCCAATCTGGGTGGTAATGCCTGGGTTTCCTCACAGCTGGCAAATCTGGAAGTTGCAGATTCCTACGTTGATCTGGATCTCGCTCGTACGGCCGTCGAACAGGGAAAAGAGACTGAGATCATCTGCAAGGTTGACCTCAAGACTCCCTTCGATGGAGATGCCAAAGTCAAACTGGTCGGTCTGCCCCCGAAAGTGACCACCGAAGACATCACTTTCAACAAAGAGAGCAAGGAACTGATCTTCAAAGTGAAAACGGATCCAGCTTCTCCTCAGGGACGACATAAGAGCCTGTTCTGTCAGGTCGAAGTTCCTGTGAACGGCGAAACCGTCGTACATACCGCCGGCCGCACCGAGTTGCGGATTGACAAGCCGCTTCCACCTAAAAAAGACGAACCGGCCAAGCCCCAGGCTGTAGCGAAAAAGGAAGAACCCAAAAAGGAAGAACCCAAGCGTTTGACTCGACTGGAGCAGCTCCGTCTCGAGGCTAAAAAACGACTGGAAGAAGGTACCAAGTAGTCTTCAACTTCAATCACTCAAACTCTGAATCAGATTCAGAGAATTATGTTTATATCACCTTGATCAACTAAGTCCTGTTGACCAGAAAAGGTTTTCGATTATGTGGCGTCATCAAACAATCACTCGCAGTTTTCTTGCCCTGGCCTTCCTGGCGGGTGGAATCTCTCTCGCAACTGCTGCAGACAAAACGGAACCGGTCAAAGCAGAGCCACCCAAGCCTGCTGAAGCAAAACCGACTCCGACTCCAGCACCGAAAGCTGAGGCAGCCAAGCCAGCGGAAACAAAGCCCGCAGAAACAAAGCCGGCCCCCGCGCAACCTGCCGCTCCTAAACCGGCTCCCCCAAAACCGGCCCCCAAGATGGTTCAACTGAATGTCTATCCTCAGGACATCCAGCTGACAACCAGCCGGGACCGGCAGTCGGTGATTGGACAGGCAGTCTATGACAACGGTCTGACCGAAGACGTCACGACGAAACTTCAGTTCAAACCAGTCCAAGAAGGCATCGTGCGTATCGAAAACAATATGATTTACCCAGCCGGCGATGGTGAGACCGATGTAGTTGCCACTTTCGGCGGTGCGAGTGTCAATCTGCACTCCAAGGTTACTAAAGCGAAAGAAGATCGTCCCATCAGTTTCACACTGGACGTTATGCCTACATTCATGCGGGCTGGCTGCAACACCGGTAGTTGTCACGGTGCAGCTCGCGGTAAAGATGGCTTCCGCCTCTCACTGTTCGGCTTTGATCCCAAGGGAGACTATCATCGTCTAACCCGTGAACTCAGCGGTCGTCGAATTAACCTGAGTATGCCTCAGGAAAGCCTGCTGCTTGAAAAAGCCATCGGCGCTGTCCCTCACACCGGCGGTAAACTCTACGAAAAAGACTCGGAATATTATAACGCGTCTTTACGCTGGCTGCAGGCAGGTGCTCCTTACGACGCGGGCGCAATCCCCACTGTTGATAAGGTTGAAATCTATCCCAAAGGTGGGGTAATGGACGGGAAAGGCACCACACAACAGGTGTCCGTTCTGGCCTACTATTCTGATGGCACGACCCGTGACGTAACGACTCTGTCTGCCTTCTCATCCAACAACGATAACTCAGCCACCATTACCAAAGATGGTAAGATCACCGCGAACAATCGGGGCGAAGCCTTTATTATGGCCCGCTTCGACACACACACCGTCGGATCTCACTTTGTGGTACTCCCCAAGGGCCTGGACTTCGAATGGCCCAATGTTCCGGAATACAACTATGTAGATACCCTGATCCACAACAAGCTGAAAAAACTGCGGGTTGTTCCCTCTGAAGTCTGTTCCGATGCAGAATTCCTGCGTCGTGCCAGCCTGGATATCTGTGGCGTGATGCCCACCATTGAAGAATTCAACACTTTCGTCGCTGACAAAGATCCCAAGAAACGGGAGAAACTGGTTGATCAGTTACTCAACCGTAAAGAGTTTGTCGAGATGTGGGTGATGAAATGGTCTGAGCTTCTGCAGATCCGCACAGTCAATAACCGCATCAGTTACAAGTCAGCATTACTGTATTACAACTGGCTGCAGGAACGGATCGCCAGCAACGTGCCCCTCGATAAAATGGTACAGGAACTACTCGGTTCGACCGGCGGTACTTTTGCTAACGCTGCGACCAACTATTACGAAAATGAACGTGACACTCTCAAAGTCGCTGAGAACGTGGCCCAGGTATTCATGGGCATGCGAATTCAATGTGCCCAGTGTCACAACCATCCGTTCGACCGCTGGACGATGGACGATTACTACAGCTTCGCTGCATTCTTCTCACAGGTGGGACGTAAAGGCAGTGAAGACCCCCGCGAATCCATTATCTACAACCGGGGCAGCGGCGAAGTTCGCCATCTGGTTGATAACCGGGTCATGCAGCCCAAATTCCTGGGTGGTGCGCAACCTGAAGTCAAAGGTAAAGACCGTCGCGTCGTGCTGGCCAACTGGCTCGCCTCCAATGAAAACCCATACTTTGCAACGAACCTGAGTAACATCGTCTGGGCACACTTCTTCGGTAAAGGCATTATCAATGAAGTGGATGACGTCCGCATCAGTAATCCTCCGGTCAACCCGGAACTGCTGGATGAACTCGCCAAACGGTTCACCGATTACAACTACGACTTCAAGAAGCTGGTTCGCGATATCTGTACTTCGAGAACTTACCAGCTTTCCACACAGACTAATCCATCCAATGAAAACGATCTGACAAACTTCTCACATGCACATCCACGTCGTTTGCGTGCTGAGGTTCTGCTGGACTGTATTTCCCAGGTCACGAGTGCTCCCAATAAATTCCGCGGCTTACCGCTGGGAGCTCGGGCGGTGCAGATCGCCGACGGAAACACAACCAACTACTTCCTGACCACCTTTGGTCGCGCCAAGCGTGACACTGTCTGTTCATGTGAAGTCCGGATGGAACCCAGTCTGTCACAGGCACTCCACCTGCTCAACGGCGATACCGTCAACAGTAAGATCGTGCAGGGTAAATTTGTAGAATCCCGAATCAAAGCCGGCAAGAAGCCACTGGAAATTGTGGATGAAATGTATATTTCCTGCCTGACACGTAAACCGACTGACAAGGAATATTCCACCCTGGTTCAGGTCCTGGATGAAAACAAAAAAGACGAACAGAACGCGTTGAATGACATCTTCTGGTCATTGTTGAATTCGCGTGAATTTATCTTTAACCACTAAATCCCTCCCGATTCCAGACTGAGACCATTAAGCCCGATTTTATATATGGCTGATATTATGAAAAACTTAATCACTGCATTCCGGTACCACCAGATCTGTAAAACTCTGCTTGCAGCCGGATTGACTGTCACCCTGATGTCATCTCCCCTGTCTGCGGAAGACAAAAAGAAGGATGACAAGGACAAGAAGCCGAAAGTCACCTATGACGAACACATCAAACCGATTTTTCGGGCGAAGTGTTTTGCCTGTCATAACACCGACAAGAAAGCTTCCGGCCTCGATCTGACCAACTATACCGGTCTGATGCAGGGTGGTGCCGCAGGTGAATCGATTGCGCCCGGCGACGCCGAAGGCAGCTATCTTTACATGCTGGTCACCCACGATTCCGAACCCTTCATGCCTCCCAAATCGGACAAGCTCCCCGATAAAGAACTGGCATTGATTCAGGAATGGATCAACATCGGTGCTCCGGAAAATGCCGGCAGTAAGGTCAGCATCAAAAAACCAAAGTTTGATTTCTCATTGCAGGGCGCATCTTCCGGGAAACCGGATGGACCGCCTCCCATGCCTCCACACTTGAACCTGGATCCGGTCGTGCACAGCAGTCTGCCTACCGCCATCACGGCTATGGCCACCAACCCCTGGTCCCCCCTGGCCGCTGTTGCCGGTCAGAAACAGGTTCTGCTCTACAACACCAAAACCCTGGAACTTCTGGGGGTACTCCCCTTCCCTGAAGGCGTACCTCATGTCCTGAAATTCAGCCGTAACGGCAGTCTCTTACTGGCCGGCGGCGGACATGCTGCTGCCAGTGGCCGCGTTGTGGTCTGGGATGTCAAAACCGGAAAGCGTCTCTTTGAAGTAGGCGACGAACTAGACTCTGTACTCTGTGCTGACATCAGCTCGGATCAGCGTTTTATCGCCCTGGGCAGCCCCAGCAAAGTCATTCGCGTTTATTCCACCAGCACAGGTGAACTCGCTTACGAAATCCGTAAACACACCGACTGGATGACCTCCCTGGCCTTCAGCCCCGATTCCGTCCTGCTCTGTTCCGGAGACCGGAACGGCGGCGCGTTTGTCTGGGAAGCAGCAACGGGAAATGAGTATCTGACACTCAAGGGACATAAAGGTGGAATCACCGGGATCACCTGGCGATCTGACTCCAACCTGGTCGCCACCAGTAGTGAAGATCAGTCTGTCAAACTCTGGGAAGTTCAAAACGGGAATAACATTAAATCCTGGAACGCCCATGGTGGCGGAACTTCCAGTGTGGAATTCGCCCGTGATGGCCGTCTGGCAACCACCGGCCGTGATAAGGTTACTAAACTCTGGGATCAGGCTGGAAAGCAGCTGCGTGCCTTCCCCGCTTTCGGAGATATTGGCGTCTGTGTCACAATCTGTGATGAAACCAATCAGGTCATCTCTTCTGACTGGACCGGTAAGATCAAAGTCTGGAACGCCGCCGATGGAAAAGAAGCAGGTGAATTGACAGCCAATCCTCTTCCATTATCAGAACGACTGTCGAAAGCCACAGCCAGCCTCAGTGCAGCGCAAGCCAATCATCAGAAGCTGGCAGCGGCCGCCCAGGCAGACCAGGCTGCAGTGACTAAGATTAACGCGGACATCGCTGCTTCTCAAAAACAGCAGACCGATCTACAGAATCAGTTAAATAGCCTGAACGGTAACCTGGCAGCCGCCCAGAAAGCCCTGGCAGGTGCACAGGCCGGTGCGACTGCTTCCACAAACAAGATTACCGAAATTGGAAAATCACTGCCGGCAATCAAGGAAGCACATGCAAAGGCTGACGCTGTGAGCAAACAGGCTGCTGGCGACAAAGAGCTTGCCGAAGCTGCTGCCAAACTGAAAGCGGCCGTCGATAATCGCACCGCAGCCATCGCAGCCGAGCAGAAAACACTGGCTACGCACCAGGCAGCTGTGAAAGATAATCAGCAGAAGGTTGCTCAGTACACGCCGCAAATCAAACAGACAACAGATGCTCTGAATGCGGCCAAGGCAAAAGTAGTTGCCCTGCAGAATTCATTGAAACCGGCGACTGATAAAGCGACCGCTTCTCAGAATGCAGCGAACTCCGCTGCCAGTGCTTTGGCTGCTGCTCAGAATGAAGTCAAACACTGGCAGGCAGAAATTGAGTTCTCCAAGAAACTCAATAACGCCCAGGCCAGTGCTGCCAAGTAAAATCCGGATTTGATCCCAGCCCTTCAATCCAGAGGTTGAAGGGCTTTTTTTACGTCAGTCCGATTGGAACTCCCTCACAGGTTCTGTTATTTTGGTCAGTCAATAGCATAGTGACTGAACTTCCAGCAGAACACGAGGAGCATCCCGGTATGGCTCAAAGTAATTCCCGATTCGCGGTTGTCGCCGCCCTGACAGGAAACGCACTGATCACGATCGCCAAAGGAACGACGTTTCTGATCACTGGTTCGGGAGCCATGCTGTCCGAGACGATTCACTCAGTGGCTGACTTTCTGAATCAGTTACTGCTGCTCATCGGTCTGGTTCGCGCTGACCGGGTACCCGACCGTCGTTATGAGTATGGCTACGCCGGTGAACGGTATGTATGGGCATTGATTTCTGCAGTCGGGATTTTTTTCCTGGGCTGTGGCGTGACGCTGTACCACGGTGTGCAGTCGCTGTTTCATCCACCGGAACTCGACTTTGGCGAAATGAAATGGGCCATCGCGGCGCTTCTGTTTGCCCTGGTCATCGACGGTGTCGTTTTCTTTCTTGCGCTCAAGACTGAGTGGAAAAACGCTCAGAAGGAGAAAAAGGCGTTTCATCAGTATCTGCGCAAGGAAGCAGACCCGGCCTCCGTCGCCGTCATTCTCGAAGATGGTGCTGCCTGCCTGGGGGTGATGATCGCCCTGATTTCAATCCTGCTTACCAAGATGACCGGGTCCCCCTACTGGGATGCCATCGGCTCTATCGGGATTGGTGTGCTACTGGGCGGCATTGCCGTCTGGTTGATTATCCGAAATCAGGAACTACTGGTCGGTCCCAGCATCCCACAAGAGACGAAAGAACAGGTACAACGCATCCTGAAGAACAATCCGTTGATTGATGATGTGCTGGACCTGCGATCCAGAATCCTCTCTATCGATAACTACCGCATTAAGGTCGATCTGAGTTTTGATCCCAAAGAATTGTCGAAACGTCTGAAGAAGAAAGCACTTGCCGCCTATCCTCAAATTCAGAGCGAACAGGACTTCGAAGAGTTTTGTCAGAAGTATACACGGGATATCCTCGATACCCTGGCTGAGGAAATCGACAAGATCGAAGCAGAAATCCAGCGACAGGTTCCTGAGGCCAAGCACCTCGATCTGGAAGCCAATTAAGCAGCCCGCCTCCCGTTCATGACGGAGGGATGCCAGTAAATCGCGTTTTGTCGGCAGCGAGGCAGAAAAACCTCCGATTTCGGGCGATTTCATCCCTCGGCCTGAGTCCCAAGCCTGTGATCAGTTTCAGAGGCGCCTATAATAGGTCTGTTACCCCTTTTTTCGTCTGAATTTTTGTTTGAGTATTGATTGATGTCTGAGCGTGTTGTCCTGGCGATGAGTGGTGGAGTCGACAGCTCCGCAGCCGCCCATCTTTTACTGGAACAGGGTTATGAGGTGATCGGTCTGTTCATGCGGTCCGGTGCCACCGAAGAGACGGCCTGCGCGATTGAGGATCCCCATAGTCTTCCGGTTCTGAACACGAAAGCACACAAGCAGGGCTGCTGTTCCGCCAGTGATGCCGCAGATGCCCGCCGGGTGGCTGATATGCTCGACATTCCGTTTCATGCGCTGAACTTCAAAGATGCGTTTGGGCGCATCAAAGATTACTTCGCTGATGAATACCTGGCCGGCCGCACTCCCAATCCATGTGTGATGTGCAACAACTGGCTCAAGTTCGGCAAACTCTGGGAATTCGCAGAATCAGTGGGCGCCTCCTACATCTCAACCGGGCATTATGCCCAGTTGAAGTCTGTCCCGGGAGAAGAACAGCCGGCCCTGGTGCGCGGCCTCGACCGCTCGAAAGATCAGTCCTACGTTCTGTTCGGTATCAATCGTGATCTACTCGACAAAATCATTTTTCCCGTAGGCGGCTTCGTCAAACCGGAAATCCGGGAGATGGCGGGTGAAGCAGGTCTGAGGACAGCCAATAAGCCCGACAGTCAGGAAATCTGTTTCATTCCCGACAACGATTATTTCGGCTTCCTGAACCGGTACCGTGGCAAGCAGGAAACGGCCGGCGAAATGGTTGACACCGCGGGGAATGTAGTCGGCCAGCATACCGGCTATGAAAATTACACCATCGGTCAGCGGAAGCGTTTGGGCGTCGCCTTTGGTTCGCCCCGTTATGTCATCAAAATCGAACCTGAGACGAAACGAGTCGTAATCGGTACGCGCGACGACCTGGCACGGAAATCACTGGAAGCCAATCGCAGTAACTGGTTGATTGACAGTCCCGGTTCCGAGCTTCGCTGTCAGGCCCAGATTCGCTATCAGCATAAAGAAGCTGACTGCACGGTACAGATTCTGGATGAAGAACGGTTTCGGGTCACCTTCGATAACCCGGAATACGGTGTCGCCCCGGGTCAGGCGGTTGTGCTGTATGATGCAGACCGCGTGATTGGTGGCGGCTGGATCATGTAACCCGGATCAGGCAGCGGCTTCCGCTTCCATCCGCTCACGGTTCTGACGCTTTTTCTTCCGGCTGCTGGAATGTTCGTCGGAATCTTCCATGCTGACGGAATCAGCCGCCTCTTCTCGATTGGAAATCCAGGTCAGCAGAGCAGGCAGAGTTACCAGGGAAATGAACAGGCAGCAGCCCACACCAATTACCAATACCAGACCGACGCTGTAAAGCCCACGGTGCGTGGCCACCATCATACTGCCGAAACCGATCATCGAAGTCAATGAGGTCATCACAATCGCGTTGATTGTACTGGGAGATGTTTTATAGGGGCCCTGTTTCATCCGGAAATCATGGACCACATGCACGCCGTCATCAACACCAATCCCGAGAATCAGAGGCAGCACGATCAGGTTGGCCGGATTCAGGTCGATTGAAGTCATCGCCAGAATCCCGAACATGACAAGGCCACCGACGACCGGGGGAATCATGGTCAACAGCATATGCAGCACACTGCTGCGTTCCAGCACAAAGGCCACACAGAAGCACATAATCAGAAACATGCCGATGGCAGCTTCAACACTGACCGGTGTCCCACGGTTATAAAGAATGAACCAGGTACAGACAGCCAGAATCGCCGGAGGCACCAGCGCCATTGTGGCATGACGACGGCTCAGATAATCGATCAGTAAAACGACACAGATGACTGCCAGAGCGTAAATCGAAGCGGTTTTATAACTGACTTTAATCTGTTGAGCCGCTTCGTAATTCTGCAGCGGGGTTCCCGTCACATCCGGATCGACAGAGCGTACCTCTTTAACAAACTCCTCCAGCGGTTCGATTTCCCAGATGTGATCGCGGGGATAAATCTGGATCAGCCATTTTCCTTCCGGACTCACGAAGCGTGAAGTCAACGAACGGGGCAGATCGGAAAAACGTACCGGCGAAGAATCGGAAGCACCACGGATGGCGCGGAACTGACCGAGAAGTGACGCAGTAGTCCGGTACTGAAATTCATCCAGGAAGCGGGACTGCTGGGCCAGCGTCAAAGATTCAAAGCGGTTGAGAAACTGATCCAGCATGCGGGCAGTCTGCTGCGCTGTTGGGCTCTGGTAGTTTGAGAGTAACACATAAAACTGTTCGAGTTTCCGCCCGATCGTCGAAGGATTGAGACGATTCACGGGAGGCACATTATTCGGCAGTCGTGACAGCTGTGCCCGATAGGACTGCACCAGCAGATTGGTTTCCTGTGAAGAATGTGCAGGCACGCGTGAGGCCAGTTCTTCCACATGATGCACGGAGGGCAGAGCTTCGAACTTCTTACGCAGCTCCCGTGCCTCTTCTGGACTGTTCGCTACGGAGACAGCGAACAGCAGCGAGTTCTGAGCATCGTTGAAAATCCGCTTTTGGACTTCGACTGACTCCAGCCCCGCTGCCTGCAGGTTCAACAGGTTGTAGTCATAAACAACGCGCGATTCCCATCCCTGATCTGATTTTTGAACCAGTTGGCTGGCACAGAAGGCCACCAGGGCCAGGGAGCTTAAAGCCACCATGCGGGGAAACCGCGTAATCATTTTCTGTAACCACTTCCCCTGGAAGGGAGTGGGCATCTGTTTGACTTCTACATTTTTATCTGCCTGTGAAAGCAGTGCCGGCAGCACCAGGAAGGTGGCGATTGCACATAAGATAATTCCACCACCACCGATGAAACCGAGTTCCGCAATTCCCAGGAAGGGAGTCAGTCCAGCACAGTAGAAAGCCAGAGCCGTCGTCACAGCAGCAGCCACAATCCCGGTCCCCACCGTGCGCGATGTTTTGAGCAGAGCCGGTTCCAGGTCTTCCCCTTTATGCCGCAATTCAATGTAGCGGGCGAGGTAATGGATACCAAAATCGATCCCCAGCCCGATCAGAATCACGGCAAAGGAAACCGAGAGAATATTCAGATGACCGATGGTGAGCGTCGTATAACCGAAGGCCCAGGCCATCCCGGCTGCCAGCATGAGCAGAGTCAGCAGGGGATGACGGATTCCACGAAAACCGAAGAATAGCAGCAGTCCTACCCCGAAACAGGAAATGATTGATGCATTGATCATATCCGACTGCGACTTACGCATTTCGTCATTTTCCAGAACCGGAATTCCAGTCAGACTGATTTTGGCTTCCGGATTCTCAGCAGCGACTTCGCCGATAATGGTCCGCATCTGTTCGATGGCCTGCGTGGCGCCGTCAAAGCCTGCTTCCTGATGCACTGGAAAGACCTTGAGAAAGCCCATCGTGCCGGATTCATTCAACAGGTAAATGATTTCACGAGACCGTTCGCGCATCCGTTCGTTCACAGCGACAATCGAAGGCCAGGGAGACTGAAAGTCATTCTGGTCTGACAGATAGCGTGCCATGCTGGATGTCAGAATCGCAGCGTGGGTAAACAGAGGCTCCAGGGATTGATCGCGTTCGGTGCCTCGATAGCTGGCAGACCGGGATTGGATCTGGTAACGCAGGCGATCATATAGCAGATCGACCTGGGTCAGATCCCAGCGACCATTGCGGTAAATCGGACCATATTCATCCAGCCGATTCAAACCAGCCTGCAACTGTCGCGGAGTTAAATATTGCAGTCCTTTAGAAGGTAAATCGCCTGGGTTAATCTGATAGAGCGGATTCTCAAACAGTTCGGGATGCTGCTCGATTCGCTGGCCCAGCGTCCGCAGGACAAATTTAATCGATTCCGGATTCTCTGCTTCGACGACACAGACCAGATCCGATGAACTGCCGAAACTCTCGGTGTAATTCATCCATTTCTGATGGAAGGCTGCCGTCGGATCGATCAGATCAGCCCGGTCGGTTTTGAATTCCAACCTGAAGACCGTCAGCAGAATACAGCCGACGGACACAACCAGTGCCAAAGCCAGACTGAGCCGGGCGTGCGTCACCACAAACTGGGTTGTCGCAGCCAGCGCCTCGCCGAGGAATGAGCGTTCCTGATTTTCAGGGGAGAGATTATCCACAGAACACTTCCGTGTGCACCTAAGTCGATCTCTCGTTCGATCTAAACAACCGGG is a window from the Gimesia benthica genome containing:
- a CDS encoding DUF1549 domain-containing protein, yielding MWRHQTITRSFLALAFLAGGISLATAADKTEPVKAEPPKPAEAKPTPTPAPKAEAAKPAETKPAETKPAPAQPAAPKPAPPKPAPKMVQLNVYPQDIQLTTSRDRQSVIGQAVYDNGLTEDVTTKLQFKPVQEGIVRIENNMIYPAGDGETDVVATFGGASVNLHSKVTKAKEDRPISFTLDVMPTFMRAGCNTGSCHGAARGKDGFRLSLFGFDPKGDYHRLTRELSGRRINLSMPQESLLLEKAIGAVPHTGGKLYEKDSEYYNASLRWLQAGAPYDAGAIPTVDKVEIYPKGGVMDGKGTTQQVSVLAYYSDGTTRDVTTLSAFSSNNDNSATITKDGKITANNRGEAFIMARFDTHTVGSHFVVLPKGLDFEWPNVPEYNYVDTLIHNKLKKLRVVPSEVCSDAEFLRRASLDICGVMPTIEEFNTFVADKDPKKREKLVDQLLNRKEFVEMWVMKWSELLQIRTVNNRISYKSALLYYNWLQERIASNVPLDKMVQELLGSTGGTFANAATNYYENERDTLKVAENVAQVFMGMRIQCAQCHNHPFDRWTMDDYYSFAAFFSQVGRKGSEDPRESIIYNRGSGEVRHLVDNRVMQPKFLGGAQPEVKGKDRRVVLANWLASNENPYFATNLSNIVWAHFFGKGIINEVDDVRISNPPVNPELLDELAKRFTDYNYDFKKLVRDICTSRTYQLSTQTNPSNENDLTNFSHAHPRRLRAEVLLDCISQVTSAPNKFRGLPLGARAVQIADGNTTNYFLTTFGRAKRDTVCSCEVRMEPSLSQALHLLNGDTVNSKIVQGKFVESRIKAGKKPLEIVDEMYISCLTRKPTDKEYSTLVQVLDENKKDEQNALNDIFWSLLNSREFIFNH
- a CDS encoding c-type cytochrome domain-containing protein, whose product is MKNLITAFRYHQICKTLLAAGLTVTLMSSPLSAEDKKKDDKDKKPKVTYDEHIKPIFRAKCFACHNTDKKASGLDLTNYTGLMQGGAAGESIAPGDAEGSYLYMLVTHDSEPFMPPKSDKLPDKELALIQEWINIGAPENAGSKVSIKKPKFDFSLQGASSGKPDGPPPMPPHLNLDPVVHSSLPTAITAMATNPWSPLAAVAGQKQVLLYNTKTLELLGVLPFPEGVPHVLKFSRNGSLLLAGGGHAAASGRVVVWDVKTGKRLFEVGDELDSVLCADISSDQRFIALGSPSKVIRVYSTSTGELAYEIRKHTDWMTSLAFSPDSVLLCSGDRNGGAFVWEAATGNEYLTLKGHKGGITGITWRSDSNLVATSSEDQSVKLWEVQNGNNIKSWNAHGGGTSSVEFARDGRLATTGRDKVTKLWDQAGKQLRAFPAFGDIGVCVTICDETNQVISSDWTGKIKVWNAADGKEAGELTANPLPLSERLSKATASLSAAQANHQKLAAAAQADQAAVTKINADIAASQKQQTDLQNQLNSLNGNLAAAQKALAGAQAGATASTNKITEIGKSLPAIKEAHAKADAVSKQAAGDKELAEAAAKLKAAVDNRTAAIAAEQKTLATHQAAVKDNQQKVAQYTPQIKQTTDALNAAKAKVVALQNSLKPATDKATASQNAANSAASALAAAQNEVKHWQAEIEFSKKLNNAQASAAK
- a CDS encoding cation diffusion facilitator family transporter, producing the protein MAQSNSRFAVVAALTGNALITIAKGTTFLITGSGAMLSETIHSVADFLNQLLLLIGLVRADRVPDRRYEYGYAGERYVWALISAVGIFFLGCGVTLYHGVQSLFHPPELDFGEMKWAIAALLFALVIDGVVFFLALKTEWKNAQKEKKAFHQYLRKEADPASVAVILEDGAACLGVMIALISILLTKMTGSPYWDAIGSIGIGVLLGGIAVWLIIRNQELLVGPSIPQETKEQVQRILKNNPLIDDVLDLRSRILSIDNYRIKVDLSFDPKELSKRLKKKALAAYPQIQSEQDFEEFCQKYTRDILDTLAEEIDKIEAEIQRQVPEAKHLDLEAN
- the mnmA gene encoding tRNA 2-thiouridine(34) synthase MnmA gives rise to the protein MSERVVLAMSGGVDSSAAAHLLLEQGYEVIGLFMRSGATEETACAIEDPHSLPVLNTKAHKQGCCSASDAADARRVADMLDIPFHALNFKDAFGRIKDYFADEYLAGRTPNPCVMCNNWLKFGKLWEFAESVGASYISTGHYAQLKSVPGEEQPALVRGLDRSKDQSYVLFGINRDLLDKIIFPVGGFVKPEIREMAGEAGLRTANKPDSQEICFIPDNDYFGFLNRYRGKQETAGEMVDTAGNVVGQHTGYENYTIGQRKRLGVAFGSPRYVIKIEPETKRVVIGTRDDLARKSLEANRSNWLIDSPGSELRCQAQIRYQHKEADCTVQILDEERFRVTFDNPEYGVAPGQAVVLYDADRVIGGGWIM
- a CDS encoding MMPL family transporter yields the protein MDNLSPENQERSFLGEALAATTQFVVTHARLSLALALVVSVGCILLTVFRLEFKTDRADLIDPTAAFHQKWMNYTESFGSSSDLVCVVEAENPESIKFVLRTLGQRIEQHPELFENPLYQINPGDLPSKGLQYLTPRQLQAGLNRLDEYGPIYRNGRWDLTQVDLLYDRLRYQIQSRSASYRGTERDQSLEPLFTHAAILTSSMARYLSDQNDFQSPWPSIVAVNERMRERSREIIYLLNESGTMGFLKVFPVHQEAGFDGATQAIEQMRTIIGEVAAENPEAKISLTGIPVLENDEMRKSQSDMINASIISCFGVGLLLFFGFRGIRHPLLTLLMLAAGMAWAFGYTTLTIGHLNILSVSFAVILIGLGIDFGIHYLARYIELRHKGEDLEPALLKTSRTVGTGIVAAAVTTALAFYCAGLTPFLGIAELGFIGGGGIILCAIATFLVLPALLSQADKNVEVKQMPTPFQGKWLQKMITRFPRMVALSSLALVAFCASQLVQKSDQGWESRVVYDYNLLNLQAAGLESVEVQKRIFNDAQNSLLFAVSVANSPEEARELRKKFEALPSVHHVEELASRVPAHSSQETNLLVQSYRAQLSRLPNNVPPVNRLNPSTIGRKLEQFYVLLSNYQSPTAQQTARMLDQFLNRFESLTLAQQSRFLDEFQYRTTASLLGQFRAIRGASDSSPVRFSDLPRSLTSRFVSPEGKWLIQIYPRDHIWEIEPLEEFVKEVRSVDPDVTGTPLQNYEAAQQIKVSYKTASIYALAVICVVLLIDYLSRRHATMALVPPAILAVCTWFILYNRGTPVSVEAAIGMFLIMCFCVAFVLERSSVLHMLLTMIPPVVGGLVMFGILAMTSIDLNPANLIVLPLILGIGVDDGVHVVHDFRMKQGPYKTSPSTINAIVMTSLTSMIGFGSMMVATHRGLYSVGLVLVIGVGCCLFISLVTLPALLTWISNREEAADSVSMEDSDEHSSSRKKKRQNRERMEAEAAA